The DNA sequence AATGCCTGATCGGCCACCTCCGCACTGATCTTTCCATCTGCCTTGATCTCGGCATAGTCCCTGACCCGACGCAACAGGCGATTGGCTATTCTGGGTGTACCCCTCGCTCGGCGGGCAATCTCCATAGCGCCCTGTTGTCCCATGGCCACACCGAGAATATCCGCAGAGCGCGCGACAATCGTGCTCAACTCATCCACTGAGTAAAACTCGAGGCGCTGTACGATACCAAAACGATCGCGCAACGGCGACGTGAGTAACCCCGCCCGGGTCGTTGCACCAACAAGGGTAAAGGGTGGCAAGTCCAGCTTGATGGAACGTGCAGCAGGCCCTTCACCGATCATGATATCCAGCTGGTAGTCTTCCATAGCTGGATAGATAACCTCTTCCACCACGGGACTCAGACGATGAATCTCGTCAATGAACAACACGTCCCCCGGCTCCAGGTTGGTCATCAGAGCCGCCAGATCACCAGCTTTCTCCAGCACCGGGCCAGAGGTGGTTTTCAGATCCACACCCATCTCATTGGCAATGATATGGGCCAGCGTGGTCTTGCCCAGACCCGGGGGGCCAAATACCAGCGTGTGGTCCAGTGGTTCACCGCGCCTGCGTGCGGCACCGATAAATATTTCCATCTGCTCACGAACCGCCTGCTGCCCGACGTAGTCGGCCAGACTCAGAGGACGAATCGCACGATCAAAGCGCTCCTCCTGGACGGAAGCTTCTGGGGAGATAAGACGATCATTCTCAATCATGGGCGCAGTATATCTTGCACGGGCTAGCTTTTAACCATGCTTTTCAGGGCAAGGCGAATCAATTCCTGACTGGATTGCCCTTCGCTGGCTACGGCCGTTATCATCCGAGCCGCCTCCTGGGGCTTGTAACCCAGTGCAATCAGTGCACTCTCGGCCTCCCTGACCGTATCGGTTTGTCGTCCTGCCTGGCCAGTGAGGGAGAAGTCCGCCGAATCGGTGGAAAAATGGTTGAGGCGATCCCGCATTTCCACGATCAGACGCTCGGCTGTTTTTTTGCCGATGCCGGGTAATCGCACCAGGGTCGCGGTATCGTTATGCTGCACTGAATGGGCGAAATCAGCTGCCGTCATTCCGGATAAAATGGCCAGCGCCATTTTCGGCCCCACGCCACTGACTCTGATCAGGCTGCGAAATAACTCGCGCTCGACAGTATCGGCAAAACCGTAAAGTTGCTGTACATCCTCCCGTACCACAAAGTGCGTATGGAGGGTCACCGTCTGGCCCGGTACCGGCAAGTCAAAAAATG is a window from the Porticoccus hydrocarbonoclasticus MCTG13d genome containing:
- the ruvB gene encoding Holliday junction branch migration DNA helicase RuvB, which produces MIENDRLISPEASVQEERFDRAIRPLSLADYVGQQAVREQMEIFIGAARRRGEPLDHTLVFGPPGLGKTTLAHIIANEMGVDLKTTSGPVLEKAGDLAALMTNLEPGDVLFIDEIHRLSPVVEEVIYPAMEDYQLDIMIGEGPAARSIKLDLPPFTLVGATTRAGLLTSPLRDRFGIVQRLEFYSVDELSTIVARSADILGVAMGQQGAMEIARRARGTPRIANRLLRRVRDYAEIKADGKISAEVADQALNMLNVDANGFDHMDRRLMLTIMQKFDGGPVGVDSLAAAISEERGTIEDVLEPFLIQQGYLMRTTRGRMVTNLAYQHFGLKSPQKIDQQLDFMEK
- the ruvA gene encoding Holliday junction branch migration protein RuvA, with protein sequence MIGRIHGTLLERKAPELLIDVQGVGYEVLVSLNTFFDLPVPGQTVTLHTHFVVREDVQQLYGFADTVERELFRSLIRVSGVGPKMALAILSGMTAADFAHSVQHNDTATLVRLPGIGKKTAERLIVEMRDRLNHFSTDSADFSLTGQAGRQTDTVREAESALIALGYKPQEAARMITAVASEGQSSQELIRLALKSMVKS